The DNA segment GGGCACCTCGTGGGGCTACCAGGACGGCCCCGCGCTGGCGGCGGCCTTCAACCAGCCCGCGGGCCTGTCCTTCACGCCGGACGGCACCGCGCTGCTCGTGGCGGACCTGAACAACAGCGTCATCCGCCGCATCGACATGGTGGCGCCCGGCAACCCGGTGACGACGCTCCAGGGCGACTGGCTCTACCGGCCCTCCGCGGTGGTGCAGGCCGCGGACGGCACCACCTACGTCGTGGAGAGCGGCATGGCGCGCGTGGTGCGCGTGCGCGACGGCGTCACCACCGTGATGGCGGGCACCACGCCCGGCTACCGCGACGGCGACCCGAAGGAGGGCCAGCTGCTGCCGTACCTGGGTCTGGCGCTGCTGCCGGACGGCTCGCTCGCCATCTCCGACCCGGGCAACTACCGCGTGCGCCGGCTCGTCTTCAACGCCTCGGGCGAGCCGGAGAAGCTGACCACGCTCGCGGGCAGCGGCCGCTACGGCGCGGATGACGGCGCGGGCAGGGACGCCCAGCTGGTGCTGCCCGCCGGGCTCGCGGTGGGGCCGGACGGCACGCTCTACGTCGCGGACGCCGGCAACTCGCTGGTGCGCGCCATCAAGCGCTGATCAGCGGCCCGGGTTGCGCATGCCACCCATCGGCGGCGGCGCGTCCATCTCCTGCCGCGTGCGCCGCCGGTCCGGGGTGTCGCGCGGCAGCTCCACGAAGGTGCACATCTCGCAGAGCCGGCTGTAGATGCGCTCGCCCACGCGCTCGCGCAGCAGCTCCGCGTCCTTCATGGCGGAGCGGGCGTCGTCCGTGGCGCGGTAGCCCGAGGGCGCGCTGCTCCGGGCGCCCTTGCGCTCCGGCTCCAGCGAATAGTTCGTGGCGAAGAGCGTCGTGCGCCCCGCGTTGTAGCGCCGGGCGATCAGCTCATCGAGCGTCTCCATCTCGAAGGGGCTGCCGCGCCCCTTGCCCAGCTCGTCGATGGCGAGCACCTCCACCTCCGACAGCGGCCCGATGATCTCCCCGCCACTCTTTCCGTCCTGGAAGCCACGCCGGATGGTCGCGTAGAGGAGGGAGATCTCCACGTAGCGGGACTTCACGCCCATCTCCAGCACCAGGTGCCCGAGCGTCGCCGCGAGCAGGTGCGTCTTGCCCGTGCCCACCGGCCCGCTCAGCACGAAGCCCTTGTTGGTGGCGCCCTTCACGTACTGGTGGGCGAAGTGCATCGCCACGCCGCGGCCCCGGTCCTGCGCCTCGTTGAAGGGCCGGTAGTTGTCGAACGACGCGTGCGCCATGACGCCCGGCATCTGCACGTCGTTGTAGAGCGCCACCCGCGTGCGCCTGAGCGTGCACACGCACGGCTCCAGGACGTCATAGGTCCGGGCGCCCATCTTCGCGCTGAAGGTGCCTTCCTTCTGCACCAGGATGTGCCCGCGTCCACCGCACACCGGGCAATCCGCCGAGCACGTACACACCCGCGCCGACGCAAGCTCTCCGCGCCGCTCGATGAGGTACGTCCGCCCGCCGCACAGCCCACACGCCTCGCCGTTCGCCTTGGCAGCCATCGTGCCCTGCCAATAACACCGTCCCCCGCGCCCGTCAGCCCACTGACCGGCCGTTCAGGCGCGCGGAGGGAAACCCACCTCTCAGGTCTCCTTCATGTCCAGCCGCCGTCTGACGGCCGCCTGGAGCCGGAAGCGCCGGGCCACGCGCCGCGCGCGGGCCGTCATCAGCTGCTGTTCACCGGTGCGCGCATCGCGCCACACCGTGCGTCGCTCCGTGAAGGGCAGGGCGCGCAGCAGCGCCATCAGCGCCCACGCCTCCTGCTGATCCATCGCGGCGGGCTCGCGCGGCACGCACGCGAGCACCGTGTCCAACAGCCGGTGCACCCGGGGCGCCAGCGCGTCCTCACGCTCCGTCAAGGCCCGCAGCGCCGCGCACAGCCGCGCGTGCCGCACCTCTTCCCAGGAGCGCGCGGGGCGCTTCTTCGAGGTGGGAGGCGCCTCCTCACCCTGGCCCGCGGACAGGTCGCGGTACTTGCGGATCTCCGTCTCCACCTGACGCCGGCACGCGCGCAGCGAGCGCAGCACCGGCTCTCCGGGCCGCGCGTCCCACAGCGCCTTCTCCGCCGAGCGCGAGATGCCACGGGCCACGACCTCGAAGGGCACGCCTTCCTGCGCCCATGCGGTGACGAGCTCGGTGTCCAGCGCGGACAACATCAGGCCCGCGCCACGCACCGCGAGGAAGTAGTCCTG comes from the Corallococcus caeni genome and includes:
- a CDS encoding ATP-binding protein — its product is MAAKANGEACGLCGGRTYLIERRGELASARVCTCSADCPVCGGRGHILVQKEGTFSAKMGARTYDVLEPCVCTLRRTRVALYNDVQMPGVMAHASFDNYRPFNEAQDRGRGVAMHFAHQYVKGATNKGFVLSGPVGTGKTHLLAATLGHLVLEMGVKSRYVEISLLYATIRRGFQDGKSGGEIIGPLSEVEVLAIDELGKGRGSPFEMETLDELIARRYNAGRTTLFATNYSLEPERKGARSSAPSGYRATDDARSAMKDAELLRERVGERIYSRLCEMCTFVELPRDTPDRRRTRQEMDAPPPMGGMRNPGR